The Corynebacterium confusum genome has a window encoding:
- a CDS encoding amino acid permease yields the protein MTTNPTGSESAPHEAERNVYASEDHGLQQGMGNRQLQMIAIGSAIGTGLLLGTGSRLEQAGPSLAVLYLICGMFGYVILRSLGELIVYRPSSGSFVSYAREFYGEKTAFVTGWLYWGNWAMTLVADATAVALYIKWFSQYTHWIEDIPQWVLALLVIGGILLFNMMSVKIFGELEYWFSMIKVVALLIFMLVAIGVVIFGHPSGDPTGFSLISDAGGWLPNGFIPAIIVIQGVVFAYAGIELVGTTSGETKDVEKHIPRAVNNVLIRILVFYFGSVLLLTLVLPYTEYIANVSPFVTFFESLGIAVAAPIFQLVVITAAISSLNAGLYSTGRIMYNMSTAGSGPKFGARMSKSGVPYGGIVMAAFVGLAGVFLNFIVPEAAFEIVLNLAALGTLASWAAIALAHLKFVRLSKSGRYTRPGYRSPFGAVGDWATLIFIGVVIVLMAFDYPIGTYALGASILLIPIFMVMWFAWRDRIRAIADERRAKHLPTSSFPAAPQTDLRPRNQK from the coding sequence ATGACAACCAATCCAACGGGCTCCGAGTCAGCCCCCCACGAGGCAGAACGCAACGTCTATGCCTCCGAGGACCATGGCTTGCAACAGGGGATGGGTAACCGCCAGCTCCAGATGATTGCCATCGGTTCCGCCATCGGTACCGGCCTCTTGCTGGGTACCGGTTCGCGCCTCGAGCAGGCCGGCCCCTCCCTGGCCGTGCTCTACCTCATCTGCGGTATGTTCGGCTACGTCATCCTGCGCTCGCTCGGCGAGCTCATCGTCTACCGCCCGAGCTCCGGCTCGTTCGTGTCTTATGCCCGTGAGTTCTACGGGGAGAAGACTGCGTTCGTGACCGGCTGGCTCTATTGGGGCAACTGGGCTATGACCTTGGTTGCCGACGCCACGGCCGTGGCCCTCTATATCAAGTGGTTCTCGCAGTACACCCACTGGATCGAGGACATCCCGCAGTGGGTGCTGGCACTGCTGGTCATCGGCGGCATCCTGCTGTTCAACATGATGTCGGTCAAGATTTTTGGCGAGCTCGAGTACTGGTTCTCCATGATCAAGGTCGTTGCGCTGCTCATCTTCATGCTGGTGGCGATCGGCGTGGTCATCTTCGGCCACCCGAGCGGCGACCCGACTGGCTTCAGCCTGATTTCTGATGCCGGTGGCTGGCTGCCGAACGGCTTCATCCCGGCCATCATCGTCATCCAGGGCGTGGTCTTCGCCTACGCCGGCATTGAGCTGGTCGGTACCACCAGTGGCGAGACCAAGGACGTCGAGAAGCACATCCCACGCGCGGTCAACAACGTCCTGATCCGCATCCTGGTCTTCTACTTCGGCTCCGTGCTGCTGCTGACCCTGGTCCTGCCGTACACCGAATACATCGCGAACGTCTCGCCGTTCGTGACCTTCTTCGAGTCCCTGGGCATCGCGGTTGCGGCCCCAATCTTCCAGCTGGTGGTCATAACCGCGGCGATCTCCTCACTGAACGCCGGCCTGTACTCGACCGGCCGCATCATGTACAACATGTCGACCGCTGGCTCCGGCCCGAAGTTCGGCGCCCGGATGTCCAAGTCGGGTGTGCCCTACGGCGGCATCGTCATGGCAGCCTTCGTGGGCCTGGCGGGCGTGTTCCTGAACTTCATCGTCCCGGAGGCGGCCTTCGAAATCGTGCTGAACCTGGCGGCGCTGGGCACGCTGGCATCGTGGGCAGCAATCGCCCTGGCACACCTGAAGTTCGTGCGCCTGTCCAAGAGCGGACGCTACACGCGGCCGGGATACCGCTCGCCCTTCGGCGCGGTCGGGGACTGGGCCACCCTGATCTTCATCGGCGTGGTCATCGTCCTGATGGCCTTCGACTACCCGATCGGCACCTACGCTCTGGGCGCCTCCATCCTGCTCATCCCGATCTTCATGGTGATGTGGTTCGCCTGGCGCGACCGCATCCGGGCCATCGCGGATGAGCGCCGCGCCAAGCACCTGCCGACGTCCAGCTTCCCGGCTGCCCCGCAGACGGACTTGCGCCCGCGCAACCAAAAGTAG
- the argF gene encoding ornithine carbamoyltransferase, giving the protein MTTSAQLRHFLADDDLSPQEQAEVLNLALKMKKDPYGYRPLEGPQTVAVLFDKTSTRTRFSFGAGVPQLGGHAVVSDTSETQIGKGESIQDTAAVMSRFVSAIVWRTFAHQNLVDMVETATVPVINALSDDLHPCQILADLVTCAENFGGVDNLRERKAVYYGDGANNMANSYLLGFATAGMDITICSPAQFQPEQRFVDRARARAEATGANVVVSDDVAAGAGADVVITDTWVSMGQEGDGKDRRTPFLPYQVNDEVMAAAADDAIFLHCLPAYRGNEVTAEVIDGPASRVIDEAENRMHAQKALLTWLLERKDS; this is encoded by the coding sequence ATGACTACTAGCGCACAGCTTCGGCACTTCCTGGCCGATGATGACCTGAGCCCGCAGGAGCAGGCCGAGGTGTTAAACCTGGCCCTTAAAATGAAGAAGGACCCGTACGGCTATCGGCCCCTGGAGGGCCCGCAGACCGTCGCGGTGCTTTTCGATAAGACCTCGACGCGCACGCGCTTTTCCTTCGGCGCCGGAGTGCCGCAGCTGGGCGGCCACGCGGTGGTCTCGGACACCTCGGAAACCCAGATCGGCAAGGGCGAGTCCATTCAGGACACCGCCGCGGTGATGTCGCGGTTTGTCTCCGCCATCGTCTGGCGCACCTTTGCCCACCAGAACCTGGTGGACATGGTAGAAACCGCCACGGTCCCGGTGATTAACGCCCTGTCGGACGATCTGCACCCGTGTCAGATTTTGGCCGACCTTGTGACCTGCGCCGAGAACTTCGGCGGGGTAGACAACCTGCGCGAGAGGAAGGCGGTTTATTACGGAGACGGTGCCAACAACATGGCCAACTCCTACCTGCTGGGCTTTGCCACGGCCGGCATGGATATCACCATCTGCTCGCCGGCGCAGTTCCAGCCGGAGCAGCGCTTCGTCGACCGGGCGCGCGCTCGGGCGGAGGCCACCGGTGCTAACGTCGTTGTCAGCGATGACGTTGCGGCCGGGGCCGGTGCCGACGTGGTGATCACCGATACCTGGGTCTCCATGGGCCAGGAGGGCGATGGCAAGGACCGGCGCACCCCGTTCCTGCCGTACCAGGTCAACGATGAGGTCATGGCGGCTGCGGCCGACGACGCCATCTTCCTGCACTGCTTGCCGGCCTACCGCGGCAACGAGGTCACCGCCGAGGTGATCGACGGCCCGGCTTCCCGCGTCATCGACGAGGCCGAAAACCGGATGCACGCCCAGAAGGCGCTGCTGACGTGGTTGTTGGAACGAAAGGACAGCTAG
- a CDS encoding arginine repressor — protein MTVPSTRNARQAKILEILGKTRVTSQVQLSDLLLDEGIDITQATLSRDLDELGAKKVKRDGGRSFYKVGGEHEDFDDQVNGPREKLRRMVDELVVSHDHSGNIAMLRTPAGAAQYLASFIDRVGLPDVVGCIAGDDTVFVLAREPVAGKQLGERLTGRSSASE, from the coding sequence ATGACCGTGCCGAGTACCCGGAACGCGCGTCAAGCCAAAATCCTGGAAATCCTGGGAAAGACCCGGGTGACCAGCCAGGTGCAGCTTTCCGATCTGTTGCTGGACGAGGGAATCGACATCACCCAGGCGACGCTGTCGCGCGATCTGGACGAGCTAGGTGCTAAGAAGGTCAAGCGCGACGGCGGGCGTTCCTTCTACAAGGTCGGCGGGGAGCACGAGGACTTCGACGACCAGGTCAACGGGCCCCGGGAGAAGCTGCGCCGCATGGTCGACGAGCTGGTGGTCTCCCACGACCATTCCGGCAATATCGCCATGCTCCGCACTCCGGCGGGCGCGGCTCAGTACCTGGCCAGCTTCATCGACCGCGTGGGCCTGCCGGATGTCGTCGGGTGCATTGCCGGCGACGACACGGTCTTCGTCTTGGCGCGCGAGCCGGTGGCCGGCAAGCAGCTGGGGGAGCGCCTGACCGGGCGCAGCTCCGCGAGCGAGTAG
- the argC gene encoding N-acetyl-gamma-glutamyl-phosphate reductase codes for MSIHVALAGATGYAGGEILRLLLSHPAYRRGDLTIGSLCAHSQAGASVAESLPHLPELSDRTLEDTTVQNLAGHDVVFLALPHGHSAALAQQLPDEVLVIDCAADFRLKDSAAWDTYYGTEHAGPWPYGLPELPGHREAIAGARRVAVPGCFPTAVTLAAVPALQGGTVEPHFDVVAVTGLSGAGKKAAVAFSGSETIVNVKAYSPGGTHRHTPEMVQNLSELVPGVTVSFTPVLAPMTRGILATVSARLAAGAAEDAAAVEDAARRAYAAAYADEAFCQLLPQGIQPQVKHVVGSNFAQIQVHVDAVARRLIMTCAIDNLTKGTAGAAVQCLNLALGWEETAGLTGTAVLP; via the coding sequence ATGAGTATTCACGTCGCACTAGCTGGCGCCACCGGGTACGCCGGTGGCGAAATCCTCCGCCTCCTGCTGTCACACCCCGCGTACCGCCGTGGCGACCTGACCATCGGTTCGTTGTGCGCGCACTCTCAGGCCGGGGCATCTGTGGCCGAGTCCCTCCCGCACCTGCCCGAGCTGTCCGACCGCACACTGGAGGACACGACCGTCCAGAACCTGGCTGGCCACGACGTCGTCTTCCTGGCTCTGCCGCACGGTCACTCGGCCGCCCTGGCCCAGCAGCTGCCGGACGAGGTCCTGGTCATCGACTGCGCCGCCGACTTCCGGCTGAAAGACTCGGCCGCCTGGGATACCTACTACGGCACAGAGCACGCCGGGCCGTGGCCCTACGGCCTGCCGGAGCTGCCCGGCCACCGGGAGGCCATCGCGGGCGCGCGCCGCGTGGCCGTGCCGGGGTGTTTCCCCACGGCTGTCACCTTGGCGGCCGTCCCGGCGCTGCAGGGCGGCACCGTGGAGCCGCACTTCGACGTCGTGGCCGTCACCGGACTGTCGGGGGCGGGCAAGAAGGCCGCGGTGGCCTTTAGTGGCTCCGAGACCATCGTCAACGTCAAGGCCTACAGCCCCGGCGGTACCCACCGGCACACCCCGGAAATGGTCCAAAACCTCTCCGAGCTCGTGCCCGGCGTGACCGTCAGCTTCACCCCGGTGCTCGCCCCTATGACGCGGGGAATCCTGGCCACGGTGAGCGCCCGGCTGGCCGCCGGCGCCGCAGAGGACGCCGCCGCCGTCGAGGACGCTGCCCGGCGCGCCTACGCAGCGGCGTATGCGGACGAGGCGTTCTGCCAGCTTCTTCCGCAGGGTATCCAGCCGCAGGTCAAGCACGTCGTCGGATCCAACTTCGCCCAGATCCAGGTCCACGTCGACGCGGTGGCGCGCCGCCTGATCATGACCTGCGCCATCGACAACCTGACCAAAGGCACCGCCGGGGCCGCAGTGCAGTGCCTCAACCTCGCTCTGGGCTGGGAGGAAACCGCCGGGCTGACCGGCACCGCCGTCCTGCCCTAG
- the argJ gene encoding bifunctional glutamate N-acetyltransferase/amino-acid acetyltransferase ArgJ has protein sequence MHTHTLETDAAPDECGVVTPAGFSAYAATAGLKPSGKPDMALVVNEGPSSAAAAVFTQNQVVAAPVKYSRKAVADGSVRAVVISSGNANACNGAQGDKDARTMAQETAQALGVEPQEVVVCSTGIIGEPMDMPVVAGGIDKLGAQAAQGAGATPEAAQQAAEALMTTDTVPKQAAVQREGWSVGAMGKGVGMLAPSLATMLAVITTDADVTSGQLKTALEAAMPQTFNTLDIDGSTSTNDTVVALASGQAGITPDQAELNAAIHEVCAAIAAQMQSDAEGVTKRVQITVTGAQDDAAALVAARTLGRDNLFKCAMFGSDPNWGRVLAAVGMAPVAMDPDGIAVRFNGHVVCENTTGTPTAREVDLSEPEIDVAVDLGTGGAGQATVRTTDLSHAYVEINSAYSS, from the coding sequence ATGCACACCCACACCCTAGAAACCGACGCCGCCCCGGACGAGTGCGGCGTCGTGACCCCGGCGGGCTTCAGCGCTTACGCTGCGACTGCCGGGCTCAAGCCCTCCGGCAAGCCCGACATGGCGCTGGTCGTCAACGAGGGCCCGTCCAGCGCGGCCGCCGCGGTCTTTACCCAGAACCAGGTCGTGGCCGCGCCCGTCAAGTACAGCCGGAAGGCCGTGGCCGACGGCAGCGTGCGGGCCGTGGTGATCAGCTCCGGTAACGCGAACGCCTGCAACGGCGCCCAGGGCGACAAGGACGCCCGGACCATGGCCCAGGAAACGGCTCAAGCCCTGGGGGTAGAGCCGCAGGAGGTGGTGGTCTGCTCGACTGGCATTATCGGCGAGCCGATGGACATGCCGGTGGTGGCCGGTGGCATCGACAAACTGGGCGCGCAGGCCGCCCAGGGGGCGGGCGCAACGCCGGAAGCGGCACAGCAGGCTGCGGAAGCCCTCATGACCACCGACACGGTGCCCAAGCAGGCCGCAGTTCAGCGCGAGGGCTGGTCCGTCGGCGCGATGGGCAAGGGCGTGGGCATGCTGGCGCCGTCACTGGCGACGATGCTTGCCGTTATCACCACCGACGCCGACGTCACCTCCGGGCAGCTAAAGACCGCGCTGGAGGCGGCGATGCCGCAGACCTTCAACACACTGGACATCGACGGCTCCACGTCTACCAACGACACGGTGGTGGCGCTGGCCTCGGGCCAGGCCGGCATTACCCCCGACCAGGCAGAGCTCAACGCCGCCATCCATGAAGTCTGCGCCGCGATCGCCGCGCAGATGCAGTCCGATGCCGAGGGTGTGACCAAGCGGGTGCAGATCACGGTCACCGGCGCCCAGGACGATGCCGCCGCGTTGGTCGCCGCGCGGACCCTGGGCCGGGACAACCTTTTCAAGTGTGCGATGTTCGGCTCCGATCCGAACTGGGGCCGGGTGCTGGCCGCCGTCGGCATGGCGCCGGTGGCGATGGACCCGGACGGCATCGCCGTGCGCTTCAACGGGCACGTGGTCTGCGAGAACACGACGGGCACGCCGACCGCGCGTGAGGTGGACCTGAGCGAGCCGGAAATCGACGTCGCCGTCGATCTGGGCACGGGCGGCGCGGGGCAGGCGACGGTGCGGACGACGGATCTCTCGCACGCCTACGTCGAGATCAACTCCGCCTACAGCTCCTAG
- the argH gene encoding argininosuccinate lyase: protein MQPHKTNEGALWGGRFSGGPSEAMFALSVSTHFDWVLAPYDVLASQAHARVLHKAGLLSDADFETMISGLQQLGEDVASGEFTPNAHDEDVHGAMERGLIERVGPEVGGRLRAGRSRNDQVATLFRMWVRDAIRDITAQITELVDALVEQAGAHPEAIMPGKTHSQAAQPILLAHELLAHAQPLLRDIERFQDLDKRLAISPYGSGALAGSSLALDPEAIAAELGFDAAAENSLDATASRDFAAETAYVLTQTAIDMSRLAEEIIYWCTPEYGYVSLDDAWSTGSSIMPQKKNPDVPELTRGKTGRLIGNLTGLLATLKAQPLAYNRDLQEDKEPIVDSVAQLNLLLPAMTGLVSTLVFHEDRIRELAPRGFTLATDLAEWMVRQGVPFRQAHEASGECVRIAEERGVELIDLTDAELAGVHEALTPEVREVLTIDGAVASRSTKGGTAGVRVTEQRELVAQRNSQAKTWAETPVILGVQK from the coding sequence ATGCAGCCGCACAAGACGAACGAGGGCGCCCTCTGGGGCGGCCGGTTCTCCGGCGGGCCTTCTGAGGCGATGTTTGCCCTCAGCGTGTCCACGCACTTCGACTGGGTCCTAGCGCCCTACGACGTGCTGGCCTCCCAGGCGCATGCGCGCGTCCTGCACAAGGCCGGCCTGCTCAGCGACGCCGACTTCGAGACCATGATTTCCGGCCTCCAGCAGCTGGGCGAGGACGTCGCCTCTGGCGAGTTCACGCCGAACGCCCACGACGAGGACGTCCACGGCGCCATGGAGCGCGGGCTCATCGAGCGCGTCGGCCCCGAGGTGGGTGGCCGGCTGCGTGCGGGCCGCTCCCGCAACGACCAGGTTGCGACCCTGTTCCGCATGTGGGTCCGCGACGCCATCCGCGACATCACGGCGCAGATCACCGAGCTGGTCGACGCCCTGGTCGAGCAGGCGGGCGCGCACCCGGAGGCGATCATGCCGGGCAAGACCCACTCGCAGGCCGCCCAGCCCATCCTGCTGGCCCACGAGCTGCTGGCCCACGCCCAGCCGCTGCTGCGCGACATCGAGCGCTTCCAAGACCTCGACAAGCGCCTGGCGATTTCTCCCTACGGCTCCGGCGCCCTGGCGGGCTCGTCGCTGGCGCTGGATCCGGAGGCTATCGCCGCGGAGCTAGGCTTCGACGCGGCGGCGGAGAACTCGCTGGATGCGACCGCCTCGCGCGACTTTGCCGCGGAGACCGCCTACGTACTCACGCAGACGGCCATCGACATGTCGCGCCTGGCCGAGGAGATCATCTACTGGTGCACGCCGGAATACGGCTACGTCAGCTTGGATGATGCCTGGTCGACGGGCTCATCCATCATGCCGCAGAAGAAGAACCCGGACGTCCCCGAGCTCACCCGCGGCAAGACCGGCCGGCTGATCGGCAACTTGACGGGCCTGCTGGCCACGCTCAAGGCGCAGCCGCTGGCCTATAACCGCGACCTGCAGGAGGACAAGGAGCCGATCGTTGACTCGGTCGCCCAGCTCAACCTGCTGCTGCCGGCGATGACGGGCCTGGTGAGCACCCTGGTCTTCCACGAGGACCGGATACGGGAGCTCGCCCCGCGCGGGTTTACGCTCGCCACCGACCTGGCCGAGTGGATGGTGCGCCAGGGCGTGCCCTTCCGCCAGGCGCACGAGGCTTCGGGCGAATGCGTGCGCATCGCTGAGGAGCGCGGCGTCGAACTCATCGATCTCACCGACGCGGAGCTGGCCGGGGTCCACGAGGCCCTCACGCCGGAGGTACGCGAGGTGCTGACCATCGATGGTGCGGTCGCCTCCCGCTCTACCAAGGGCGGCACCGCGGGCGTGCGCGTGACAGAGCAGCGCGAGCTGGTCGCCCAGCGTAACTCCCAGGCGAAGACCTGGGCGGAGACGCCGGTGATCCTCGGCGTCCAGAAATAG
- a CDS encoding argininosuccinate synthase: MSARVVLAYSGGLDTSVAIPYLAKMTGGDVVAVSLDLGQGGEDMESVRQRALDCGAVESIVIDAKDEFAEEYCLPTIQANGMYMKQYPLVSAISRPLIVKHLVEAAQEHGGTHVSHGCTGKGNDQVRFEVSFRALDPSLEIIAPARDYAWTRDKAIAFAEEIDLPIEQSASSPFSIDQNVWGRAVETGFLEDLWNPPTKDLYAYTEDPGLGNAPDEVVISFEKGKPVAIDGQPVTVLEAIEQMNQRAGAQGIGRLDMVEDRLVGIKSREVYEAPGAIALIKAHEALEDVTVERELARYKRLTDARWSEEVYDGLWFSPLKKALDQFIQSSQENVTGDIRMVMHAGSIVVNGRRSGQSLYDFDLATYDTGDAFDQTAAKGFVQLHGLSTQISNQRDRDGGFRTGAK; the protein is encoded by the coding sequence ATGAGTGCACGCGTAGTGCTGGCCTATTCCGGCGGCCTGGACACCTCGGTGGCCATCCCGTACCTGGCCAAGATGACCGGCGGCGACGTCGTCGCGGTGTCCCTAGACCTTGGCCAGGGTGGGGAAGACATGGAGTCGGTCCGACAGCGCGCCCTGGACTGTGGCGCCGTCGAATCCATCGTCATCGACGCGAAGGACGAGTTCGCCGAGGAGTATTGTCTGCCGACCATCCAGGCCAACGGCATGTACATGAAGCAGTACCCGCTGGTTTCCGCCATCTCCCGCCCGCTCATCGTCAAGCACCTGGTCGAGGCCGCCCAGGAGCACGGTGGCACCCACGTCTCCCACGGCTGCACCGGTAAGGGTAACGATCAGGTGCGCTTCGAGGTCTCCTTCCGCGCCCTGGATCCGTCGCTGGAGATCATCGCCCCGGCCCGTGACTACGCCTGGACCCGCGACAAGGCCATCGCCTTCGCCGAGGAAATCGACCTGCCGATCGAGCAGTCCGCTTCCTCGCCGTTCTCCATCGACCAGAACGTTTGGGGCCGCGCCGTAGAGACCGGCTTCCTCGAGGATCTGTGGAACCCGCCGACAAAGGACCTCTACGCCTACACCGAGGATCCGGGCCTGGGCAACGCCCCGGACGAGGTCGTGATCTCCTTCGAGAAGGGCAAGCCGGTGGCCATCGACGGCCAGCCGGTGACCGTCCTGGAGGCAATCGAGCAGATGAACCAGCGCGCCGGCGCCCAGGGCATTGGCCGCCTGGACATGGTCGAGGACCGCCTGGTGGGCATCAAGTCCCGCGAGGTCTACGAGGCCCCGGGCGCGATAGCGCTCATCAAGGCCCACGAGGCTCTGGAGGACGTCACCGTCGAGCGCGAGCTGGCCCGCTACAAGCGGCTCACCGACGCCCGCTGGTCCGAAGAGGTCTACGACGGCCTCTGGTTCTCCCCGCTGAAGAAGGCGTTGGACCAGTTCATCCAGTCCTCCCAGGAGAACGTCACCGGCGACATCCGCATGGTCATGCACGCTGGTTCCATCGTGGTCAACGGTCGCCGCTCGGGCCAGTCCCTGTACGACTTCGACCTGGCCACCTACGACACCGGCGACGCCTTCGACCAGACCGCGGCGAAGGGCTTCGTGCAGCTGCACGGCCTGTCTACGCAGATCTCCAACCAGCGCGACCGGGACGGCGGCTTCCGCACGGGGGCGAAGTAG
- the argB gene encoding acetylglutamate kinase produces MNNPTTDRLSDGQRAQILAEALPWLKHFRDKIVVVKYGGNAMVDDALKEAFAADMVFLRTVGAKPVVVHGGGPQINAMLERVGLHGEFRGGFRVTTPEVMEVVRMVLFGQVGRELVNLINSHGPYAVGTSGEDAGLFRARRREVTIDGKGCDVGLVGEITEVNPAAVRDIIDAGRIPVVSTIAPGDNGEVYNINADIAAGELAVGLGAERLVMLTNVEGLYTDYPDPDSLVSKLESSWLREILPQLDAGMIPKMEACLKAVEGGVKAAHVIDGRQAHTVLLELMTMGGIGTMVLPDDYQINNYPAGTVFRKDDAK; encoded by the coding sequence ATGAATAATCCCACTACGGACCGACTCAGCGACGGGCAGCGGGCCCAGATCCTGGCAGAGGCGCTGCCGTGGCTGAAACACTTCCGCGACAAGATCGTCGTGGTGAAATACGGCGGCAACGCCATGGTGGACGACGCGCTCAAGGAGGCCTTTGCTGCGGACATGGTCTTCCTGCGCACCGTGGGAGCCAAGCCCGTGGTCGTCCACGGCGGCGGGCCGCAGATCAACGCGATGCTGGAGCGCGTCGGGCTGCACGGCGAATTCCGCGGCGGCTTCCGGGTGACCACCCCGGAGGTCATGGAAGTCGTCCGCATGGTGCTTTTCGGCCAGGTCGGCCGGGAGCTGGTCAACCTCATCAACTCCCACGGGCCCTATGCGGTGGGCACCTCAGGGGAGGACGCCGGGCTGTTCCGGGCCCGTCGCCGCGAGGTCACCATCGACGGCAAGGGCTGCGACGTCGGCCTGGTCGGCGAGATCACCGAGGTCAACCCCGCGGCCGTGCGCGACATCATCGATGCCGGCCGTATCCCGGTGGTCTCGACCATCGCCCCGGGCGATAACGGGGAGGTCTACAACATCAACGCCGACATCGCCGCCGGCGAGTTGGCCGTCGGGCTGGGCGCGGAGCGCCTAGTCATGCTGACCAACGTCGAGGGCCTATACACCGACTACCCGGACCCGGACTCGCTGGTTTCGAAGCTAGAGTCCAGCTGGCTCCGCGAGATTTTGCCGCAGCTGGACGCCGGGATGATTCCGAAGATGGAGGCCTGCCTCAAGGCCGTGGAAGGCGGGGTGAAGGCGGCGCACGTCATCGACGGCCGACAGGCCCATACCGTGCTCCTGGAGCTGATGACCATGGGCGGCATTGGCACGATGGTGCTGCCCGACGATTACCAAATCAACAATTACCCGGCCGGAACGGTATTTAGGAAGGATGACGCGAAATGA
- a CDS encoding acetylornithine transaminase, translated as MSTTPHWNDVMMNNYGTPPLTLRSGSGAWVTDDAGKDYLDLVAGIAVNALGHAHPDIVAAVSEQIARLGHVSNLCASEPTLQVAAALREKVGDDSARVFFCNSGAEANEAAFKLARLTGRRRILAAHGGFHGRTMGSLALTGQPDKQRAFRPLPGGVEFFTYNDIDYLRTLVEQDPADTAAIILEPVQGEVGVVPATPKFLRAARALCDEHGILLVIDEVQTGIGRTGSFFCHQQAGIQPDVITLAKGLGGGLPMGATIARGKAAELFAPGSHGTTFGGNPVVAAAARVVIDHVDEIFCQRVQDAGAALREGLTALEQVDCVRGQGLLLGVVLNQPLAKQAVQAGYAHGLLLNAPNEHVLRLCPPLVITDADIDFAVTGIAEILGGLSK; from the coding sequence ATGAGCACCACCCCGCACTGGAATGACGTCATGATGAACAACTACGGTACCCCGCCGCTGACCCTGCGCAGCGGGTCGGGTGCCTGGGTGACTGACGACGCCGGCAAGGACTACCTAGACCTGGTGGCGGGCATCGCCGTGAACGCGCTGGGGCACGCCCACCCGGACATCGTCGCCGCGGTGAGCGAGCAGATCGCGCGCCTGGGCCACGTGTCCAACCTGTGCGCCTCCGAGCCGACGCTCCAGGTGGCGGCCGCCCTGCGGGAGAAGGTGGGGGATGACAGCGCCCGGGTCTTTTTCTGCAACTCCGGCGCGGAGGCCAACGAGGCCGCCTTCAAGCTCGCGCGCCTGACCGGGCGCCGGCGGATTCTCGCCGCCCACGGTGGCTTCCACGGCCGGACCATGGGCTCGCTGGCGCTGACGGGCCAGCCGGACAAGCAGCGCGCCTTCCGTCCGCTGCCCGGCGGGGTGGAGTTTTTCACCTACAACGACATCGACTACCTGCGCACCCTGGTAGAGCAGGACCCGGCCGACACGGCCGCCATCATCCTCGAGCCCGTCCAGGGCGAGGTCGGCGTTGTCCCCGCCACGCCGAAATTCCTGCGCGCCGCCCGCGCACTCTGCGACGAGCACGGCATCCTGCTGGTTATCGACGAGGTGCAGACCGGCATCGGCCGAACGGGCTCGTTCTTCTGCCACCAGCAGGCGGGCATCCAGCCGGACGTCATCACTCTGGCCAAGGGACTGGGCGGCGGGCTGCCGATGGGGGCGACGATTGCCCGGGGCAAGGCGGCCGAGCTGTTCGCGCCCGGTTCCCACGGCACGACCTTCGGTGGCAACCCCGTGGTCGCGGCCGCGGCCCGGGTGGTCATCGACCACGTCGACGAGATTTTCTGCCAGCGCGTCCAGGACGCCGGGGCCGCCCTACGCGAGGGCCTGACCGCCCTGGAGCAGGTGGACTGCGTGCGCGGCCAGGGCCTGTTGCTGGGCGTCGTGCTCAACCAGCCGCTGGCCAAGCAGGCCGTGCAGGCCGGCTACGCCCACGGCCTGCTGCTCAACGCCCCGAACGAGCACGTGCTGCGCCTGTGCCCGCCGCTGGTCATCACCGACGCCGACATCGACTTCGCGGTCACCGGGATTGCCGAGATCCTGGGCGGGCTCAGCAAATAA